A stretch of DNA from Acanthochromis polyacanthus isolate Apoly-LR-REF ecotype Palm Island chromosome 21, KAUST_Apoly_ChrSc, whole genome shotgun sequence:
cattaacaaaaaaatgattaactagtgatattttctgaaccacacaTAGTTGCACgttacaaaacagaaaaaaaaaaaaaaaatcaacatggaAAAGATGGTcacaaaattgaatttaaatgttattttaattggACTTTCATGACTGATTCAGCAGGTATGACAAGctgtaccacaaaaacaaaaatactgatTAATAGCCGAATAGTTCTGGAGTTTCAAAAAGGTTCTCTacaaataatgatattttacattttttggacCCCACTAAGTGGATGAAACTTGCCATCAATAGCATAATGagaaattaaagtaaaaatttCAGGCATTTTTCTTTAATAGTTGCTGAGCTACACACAGAATTAGATTTCAACGTGCGAATAAACAGTTTGAAAAATCTTGGAAAGGATTGATATATAAAGcgaaaatttcacaaataccttcataaaaatcaatattttgatGATTTGGATGGACCCTTTCACTGATTGGGCTTTTCAGTGCTTTACAGCTGTTTACATTATTGGCCTAAATGTAAGTTTttgttgttacttttttttttttttttagtttttgttgttactAACTGGAGCTGCTGGATGATGAGCTCCTCCTCATTCAGGTACTTgagcctctcctcctccaccaggaGGCGCTGTCTCTGCAGAGGATCCTCCTGCTTCCTCAGGGCGTCGGCCACCCGCACATTCAGCTCCGCTTCCGTCCGTTTCAACAGAGTTCGCACTGAATCCTGGTTCTCTAGCTGCTCACACATACAATCAGACACAACATTACAGATGTACGTACACAGCTCAGACTGTAAGAGGGCATGGTATACAATCAGCAGGTACttggaaataaatgaaatcaatgTTAGCCTTGTTGGCCTTTGGAGAATACTTTGTTGAAGTTATGAAATCTTCTTTTACAGCAATCGCAAAATAACAATGTGACAtcaaagaggaaaacagaagCCCACGGCAGCATTGCAAAGTAAACTTGACTGATTTGCACAAATTGCACACTCTGGTTTGCCCCGCCCTGCAGAGGGCAGACTGTGACCTTTCCATCTCCCCTACCTTTTTATGCGAGAAGAACACTTTTGCTCTATCCTTCACTGCCTATGAGGCTTCCAGTCGTTTGCTTGTGAGCTTTAGCCAAGTGAATGTGGTGTCTTGACTGTGTATTAGCATGTGCACATTTCTCCAAACACATAAAGCTGGGACgccctgaggaaaaaaaacgtcCACAACAGAGGCACTGAGCGTGAACTTCGCTCCCTCTTGGTGCTATGAATGGAATATTCGACAGGACTACTGCTTGTAATACAACTCCCTGAGATGAAATCACCTGGCAAGCAAGAAAAATTAATAATTGATCACCCTTATGTTCTAGGAAGTGAAGCAAGACAACAATATGAGTAACATTTATAATTACCCAGTATTATACTGCCGGCAGCAGTGATGCATATGCATAGGAACAAAAGTAAGGAGTGGggtaacacattaaaaaaatatttgacatatttaggaaaatacattttaggcttttcttattttatctcGCAGTGCTGTGCTGCTTCTCACTCAGCTGCCAGTCTCTTCCTCACACTCCCTTCCTGTATAATTCATGAGCCACATGTAAAATTGAAGCTGTTGGCCATCACCACGGGCAACAGAACGAACCCAGGGGCAGAGGTCACACTCGGGCACACAGAGGTGTAAACATTAAACTGTCCTCTCCGGGTACATCAGTCAAGAGAAAGCCCCGAGACTGCTGTCATGGAACAAATAAAAGCTCTGCACATCCATCATCTTTCACTTCCACTACTCCTTCTTTACCCGTTTCCCCTGCAAGAAACTCTCACGATTCTGTTTATTTCATCATCTCTTCCTCATTCCTGCAACAGTAACCATGGCACCACTTGCATTAGAGATAAATGAAATGCATAAGGACCTCAacagtgcatttttttcatttcttccttCGCTGCAGCCATCATGACAACCTGCGTTTTTGTAAAACAGCACGAGATGTGAACTAAGCTTTTATCTCTCTATCCGATTATTAATCCTCAAACAACATCATGCACTCAATGTGTCATGCATTACAGCTATACGGGTGTTATTTACTATAGGTGCTGTATTGAAGTGAAGATCAAACAAATATCAAAGCGCCTGCACACTGTACATAAGTGATGAAATATTGTACAGTGTTCAATAACAGCTGCAGCTATTTCTATTAAATTTAACTGTTTCCTGAGGCGATCTGTGGACCTCTGCAAAAGCAAAGCACATGTGGAGTGTACAATGCGGTCAATTGCAAGCTAAAAAGAAGGGACACTGCAAAGCTTCGTACGTCACACATTTATCACGATAATGCCAATTCACTTGTTTGAAAATGCTTGAGTTCATCTCAACCTgatttctgcaaaacaaaacaaaaaaaaatccactgaatCTGCCACCAACAATTTTCTTCTGCAttcctttttttccactaaaaagtTGTTCATAACTATTCAAAAGACCGTGGATTCTGCAGAGTCATCAGGACACCGTCTcggattcattttttttaatgtatattttcaaTGCTCTGAGCCCAACAAACAAATTTGCTTCCATTTCACCTTTGGAAAGCTGATTAGTTCATAATTGCTCTCCTGTTCCCTGCCATTTGATGCATTACACCTCCTTCAATGTAATTTCAATATTTCCAGCTgccacttaaaaaaaactgtttcatcAACAACTGTATCAACCGGAGTTTAATTTTCTTGCTTTGGATtcctttattgtgtatttttctgaaGGATTTTAAAGGATGATGGGATACACAAGGAGTACGAGTAAATGACAGTTTTATGGATAAAAGAGTGGAGCATAGAGTTTAGTGCACAAAAGCAGAATGCCATTTTCTGTTACATTGTACTGAGAGGTTTAAAATACCGAATAGCAGCACAAAGACTCAAAACCTTGAACATCatagaaatatttcaaaatcaaaaaaatgtttgagtGGTTAGACACCGCTCATGAAGTGTTTTTTGTGCGATTTAAAAGAACAGGCTGTTAAAGAAACAGATAAATGGCATCTGATGGCGGGTTGTATACCTGTGTCTTGCGTAGTTGGGTGAGCTGCTTGCGCAGGTCGGTGGCGTTTTGCTGCAGCCCGTGCAGATGGAGCTGCATCTGCAAGCGACCGACGCTGTTCACATGGCTCAAGTTAGAGGGTGGCGGCGGCATCAGAGCTAGAGGTGCCGACGGCGTATGAGCTGCCAATCACAGAGCAGGACATGGGGGTCACCGGGAGGTCGGCGGGAAACAAATTGGTTAGTTTGCTGGGCTTTTTGCTCCGGTGAGATTtgcagccagccagccagattGACGCACAGTACACACAAAtagcacacacactctcagcaTAAAGGCCCAAAGAAATGTacataaatagaaaatatacaaagaaagaaagcaccATATTCACAGATCTTCCAATAGCCCACTGGGAGAAATGTGAGCTCATGCTATTAGTAAAACTCATAGAGAACTGCAATTAGGTAATTCAGTGGTGACACACAGGGATAACCATGCTCTTATCTTAACACAGGCCTTTGTGAGTATGGCCATCGACCAGCCAAGAGATTCAACcatacaaacacactcacaaagGAGTGTTCAGTGTGTGACAAAACAAACCTCTCTTAAGAAATAATAAAGTAGAAATTCAAAAAAGTGGGAACAGAGACAGGACGAAAGGGGAGAGTCCGCTCTCTGGGAAGGAAAACACGAGAATAAACACCACCAGCTACCCAGCAACACCATACAGAGGGCAGAGAGCCATGAGAGATGTCAGATaggagaaatttaaaaaaaaaagggtgacAGAGTAGGAGATGGCAACTACCTTTCTTCTTCAGCCGTCCAGCTGGAATGTGGAAAGAGTGAGCCGAGAAATTAATGAGAGGTGATAGAGAGACAAAGAAGGAGAGGAAAGTCTTAAAAAGTTCATTTCTAAAGTGGCAATGATCCTGGAGAACATTTTATTGACTACAGCAGATACATGGGCTGTGGTGACGGTTTAATCCTTTGGCACGGCTCCAATTTGTGAGGACgcttgaaaaaaataactgtatCTTTGTGCTGACCCCTTGAAGGTCTGGCATCAGAAAAGGTTTGTTTGTGCCACAATCAGATTATAGACAGtcgagggggaaaaaaacacagaaactggGTTCACCTAGTATACATAAGCTATACACGTTGTCAGTATTTCATAATTCCttgctgaaaaacattttttgtgatttaaataacattttgatCGTCTCAAAATTAGATTCAAACATGAAATGCAATCTCCACGCACCCAGTGGAGTCCAAAGCGAAGAAATAAACCTTCAACTCCTTCAAAGGTGTCTGTCTTATTACCTCGCCCAGGAGGCTCCGTTTACAATTTCActacgtttgtctgtttatttaaCACCTTTCAAAAGCTCCAAAGCTGTTAGAAGGtggatttttctctctctgaccgAGTTATGACAACTATTCTCCCCCTTGCTTCTAGCATTTGCGCTTAGAGATTTGCAAAATTGAATGCTAGACAAATTGAGATGAAATTTATGCCGATTTCCTCATCTGATAGAGTTGAGCAATTCTCCAGCGTCTTTCCAACACTCCTTTAAAAGCTTAACCCTGGCCACAACAGTTCTATTGAGTGGATTTGAACAGcgtttatttttgtcatgaaaATGGTGAATGAGTCATTTGAAAATTAATAGAGAAAGACTAAGATagtgaaaaagaaacagaaaaaggcaTGAATGAGGTGGAATGAAAGGTGCTTTAATACTTAACCTGCCTGGTTTGGTTAAAATGAGCTGTTTGCCTATTTAGTGCGGTTCAACGTAAGCTGCTAGCAGAAAGGGATCTATGTGAATTATCATGATTTTCAAAAGCTGAGCAACTATTACATCAATCTGATGGTTGTGAGGTgttcagcaagaaaaaaaacctctacAAGAATGCAGATTAGAAATGTATGCAAATCATTTTGTAACCATGGTAACAAAAGCAGTTTAAACTACAGGTTGTGGTACGTGTATCTTGCTCTGCACTTTGTTTAGTCCGATAAAAAGATTCAAATAATAATGAATAGCTGCTTTGTTCATTTTCCGAACCAAAAGTGCCAAGCATTCCCTGGATCCAGCGTCAGAAGCTTCACCAAAGCACCTGATGCTCCGTCAAAGGGttgctgaatatttttggaaggattttttttttctgctagtcaaactgtgtaattttatgtTTACAGCTCTTGGTTTGTCAGAAGTCAGTGTGAACACGACTGGACCAGAACTAATAGGCATCACCGTATAATTTCCTCCCCTGATCTGAACCAAGTGAACCGAactacaggtgtgaaagcatcAATTACTGACTCAATAATTTTGAGGCTGCGTTTCAATTCGCATACTTACTACGTACTACAGCTGCCCTTACAAAGCTCATCTGCTGGATGCACTATGCAGATGTCGTAGACTACTTTGTCATAATATTGGGCCCTAAAATTTGACTGTCTTGCTCGTATGTCCATCGCAGTCTGTTGTACAAAATGAGTCGTCATCTGTCTGAGTCCTCAAGCTTGGATTTTACTCACGACTTCACTCGCGATTTTACTCGAGACACTGTGACGTATGCAACGCAGCtgcacagaggattgtgggtcagaatggaGAGTAAATAAACAGACTGCATACTGCAAAATCTGAGCAGATGTAGAGGGACATTCTGGCATTTTTGGCAAATTGAAATTGGCGTACTACGTATTGggacatttttaatctttttctgGCTCACCATATACTATGTTCGTATGGGTATGAGAATGCACTCTCAATTAACTGTATCATAAAAGTACAGATGATTCATCCGTGCTGTCAAAGTTCAATAAACTAGTTACAGTCCAGGAGGTCACCATCACTGCTAGTTTGCAGTTAGCACAGGGGGGGAAAGTCAGCGTTAGTAATGGGTCAGTCCACAGATCACAATTACCCAGCTCTACTCACTTCCAGTGGCGGAGCCGTCACTGTTGGTTTCGGTCTTCTCGCTGGAAGAGAAAGGTAATGGCCGTGAAAACTCCGTCCCTTGGTCCGGAGGGCAGCCCGCCATCATGCAGAGACGCAGCAGGCCGCATCTGAGGATCAACGGCCACAGGGCAAGGCAATTACAGTGCTAACACTAACGGCACCACCACTGGACACTATCAGACTGATTAACAAGTTATTTGCTTGTTAATAAGCTCCTACTATGTACAGGAGGGTAAAGTGGGATGACAACAACGGCCAGTGTGAGGAAGTCAAAATCTATGTCCCTGTATCAGATAAACAACACAGTGCCCTAATGCTTTGTGGTCTGCACTTGCACACAAAGGTAGTGTGCCACTTCACAGCCACTCAGCTGATAATGGCTCTGATAATAGCCTGCTGCTGTTCCTGTCGATAATATGTCCAATCTGAAGCTGTATGTGTGACTTCGAGAGAGTTAATGAGGTATAATGGAGAGTCTTACGTGCTGTCACTGTCTGGTGCTCTGGTCAGAACACTCTGGACCAGGCCAGTAAGGCTGGCGATCtgcttctccatggcctccatGCGCTCCAGGCGATGATCCCTTGAAAAGTGGACAATAAAACACGTAATTCAGCATGAATAAAGACATAGATTAAGAtttgaaatacatgaaaatgggcaaagattttgttttttgaggTGTGAAATACATAAGAAACAATCAAAGTTGAAAAACTGTGCCACAGTGTTAAATGATACCTAACTAAAAGTTGGCACCCAGGCTCATACTGACCTGCTAGTATCTGCATCTTGCCCAGATAATGAAGATCCAAAACCAGGCATGGTTCTGCTGCCCTCCCCAGGTCCAGCTGTTAGACACAGAGGCTCTGAACTGGAGCTGGGCCTCGACTTCGGGCTCTCGACGAacacagaggaggaggcagagtcCTTGCGGAAACTCTGCCTGACAGGTGAGGCCCTGGGTGAGCTGGAATACGAGTCCCTGTCCCTCAGCTGCATGTCAGGGATTTTCTGCGGGGATGAGGGCGGCATTCGAAAACCCATGCCCAGAGTGGCCGAGGAGTATGTGTCAGTGTACAGCGAACCTCCAGGCTTGTAGAGAGAGTCCTCCAGGTCTCCCTGAAGAGCAGCGGCCGAATAGGTGCTGAGGGAGCGCACGGAGCCACGGCGGTAGAGGCCAGTGGACACGGGGAAGCTAAAGGGGTCTCCGATGGCAGCTAACGACTGGGTGGAGGCAATGCTGAGTCGACCTTCATGCATCAAGCTGTAGGGATCTGCGTACAACCCCTCATTCTTCATCAGTGCCATGTTTTTTGCAGAAACTTCTTCATCAGGCTTGACGTCACGACGCTCCAGGATGGCGCTGGGCGATGGAGACAGGCCTGCGTTGGCAGCGTGCCCGGCTGACGGATGGTGGGGATGTCGGGGCTGTTCATGCTGGGGGTGGGACCCGGCGAAGGACGGAGGGCGGCCGCCACTGTAGGAGAGGCGTGAGCGTGATGGAGAGCCGGAGGACGCCGAGGCCGTGGAGGAAGGGAGGGTGTTGAGGCGGCGCGTTGGAGAGGAGTCACGAGAGGAATACACCATTTCCCTCTGAAAGGAACAAGCAGGGATGagagttaccatggagacccACGGATGAGCGTGCTGCGTTTCCCATGTGTCAGCTGCACACAGAGACAACTTAGATCTGGCAGGAACTAGACAGACTGTCACAGGCTGCAGGCGCCAAGAGAAGATGAGGAATTTCTCAAAAGACCAATTATTGATCACAGAATTTAGTCTCGCAAAGTTTTCTAGACTGAAGcttgtaatatttttgaaatagaATGAGTGAAAAAGGAGGTGTTCTGACAAAAATGGAAAGCTTTCAGGAGGTAACACATTCCAAAATCTGTGCATTTGTCTGAGTGGTGACAGGATGCAGGAGATAAAGTTAGACCTTATTCATAGGGAGACCTGTGCAGTACACCCATGTTCACCATCTTCAACTGAGTGCTGTTTTCCCCTCGGTCTGACATTTGTTGTCGAGCATCATAATATCATTACACATGCCCCTGTGCTTTTCCCCCAACCCACCTTTGCCTATTTTCATGCTGTGGATTAACTCCTGTTGAGATTTTTCTCACTCCTGAAGCTTTCAAATGCCAAATGCTTTTCCTGGCAACAAAACCACTTTTGTTGCTAAACTCATCTCCGTCTATCTTCTTTTCATTTGCTTCTCAGCATCCTTGCTGACAACGTAAAATACACAGAAGATTTTGGAGCATGGCAAAATAATGTGAGCTGCTGAAAATTCATGCAAAAGAccaaattcacacacacacacacacgttgatGAAAAGTGCATAGACACAACTTAAACAAGaatcaaaataaatacaaacacagctTGATCCTTCTGTTACTCCACAAGAGAGCATCACATACAGAACATGCACAGGAGCAAATAAATGGCAAAAAGCTTGTTAAGATTCAGCTTGCGTTTAAACCCCAACAGATATAAAGAAGAAACGGCCAGTGCATCAAACACTCAATCATGGCCGTATTTCCTGCCATCACTGGGAGCTTGAGGCTATATTAAAACGTAGAAAAGCTACTGCAGTTTATACCTGCTGGCCAGCCATCTATTTACCTCTTTTTCCCTGCATTGTTTTCTTGCATATACAAGTACAAACATGCATGCGAACATGAACgcaaacaacacagacagtGCAGTACATGCTCAAAGAACATGCACGGACACAATTGCTTTTCTCTGCCTCTTTGCACGGCTAATGGCAAGTTGCGTTCTCGGTATTGTGTGAATAATGCAGACGGTAAGCAGGGTTttgtataaaataatttaaaaaatatctccCTCAGGCTTCCTTGATCTTTACTGAAGCAGAAATAGCTCCGAATGTTAAAATATGCTCATTTCACAGAGGAACATTGTTCTCTGGTGTCTGCACTGCAACAGATGGCCTACTTGAAGATAAGAAAATGCATTTCCAGGAGGAATACCTGTTAAATTGCTAACCCAAATAAACCGCAATAGCCTGTCAAAGTTACCACTGAAacgaaaataataataatgataataataataataaaacaccaTTACCTTGCTAAAGATGCATACTAGTTCTCTTTATGCAGAGGCACACAACTATAGAGGTTCTTACTATCAGGTCAGCTATCAAACATCCAGTTTGCAAGAGATCAGACACAATATTTTCCTCTAAAATAACCCCGTTTGCCCTGTTCACCTCCCAGCTCCCCTCTGCTCACCCTGAGGTCTCCGTTAGCCAGGTGTGCAGCAGCTGGGTAAGAAGCATAGATGGGCTCTTTGCGGTAAATCTTGATGATGCTGCGATCCTGAATGTCCCGGACGTCCTCCAGCTCATAGAAGACGTTGCGCGCCTCGTCCTTGATCAGGATGGCCGTGTTGGGCGACTTCAGCATACCTGCCGTCAACTTCTGAGGGAACATGTGCACGATGAGAGCGTGCAGCGTGTCCAGGCTGCTCAGCTCGTGGGTGATGTGCACCCGACGTGTCTCATCTCCATACTGCAGGAACAGCACGCCTGAAAGAGAGCAACAAGGGAAAGGCGGCTGAGTTTCAAGTCGTTTGCTTCAGTGGATGGAGAGAATAACTAGTAAGCCAATGCTGTGAAATCTTGTGGCAGCTACAGTGTGTGGTGCCTTTTGGAATAACAGATCTGGATAATAACTTTTTTATCATCAGATGTAATAAGCAGGAATAAACACTGACATTGGAGCAGAGAAATTCTATCGATCTGAATGTGAGAAAACACAGCTAGTGTGCAAAGATGCATGCGCAAGTTGAATTCTTTTACAAATACTGCTTTGATATTGTTggaaataactcaaaaacagcCCCACTTCTTAGAAAAATTTTTTGCCAAATGATGCAACCtttgtattttgtaaataaaatgtgactGATGCCTGACTAACCTGAAAATTCATCTTCATACATCATGggacaaacaaaaagaacacagcAAAGAAAGACCAAGAATTAAAAGTCAGGCAGAGTTAGTgaaaaaactacaaacatgtaggggagagaagaaaacaaagacagtgaTTAGTGTAGACACAGGAGAGATAAGCAGGTCTGCTGTTCCATGTCTGTTGGAATTTCTGATTCAGTATGCCCTCATCAGTTACGGCTCTTTAGTTttacaacctttttttttttatctcactgTACCTGATGTAACAGCGCAACTCACTCTTTATGAGTCTGCACCAGCCTCGCACTAATCCTCGCTACAGTCCCAAGGTCCTTTCGTTGTAAACCTGTCCTCGACTCTGCTGTTTACACTTGCAGTTGCACACAAACATAGTTCTGTATGATAAACCCCACTACAGTCAAATAAAGAGTCCTTAAAATACCTACAAAAATAGTATGCTTTGTTATTGTTAACatcggcttttattttgaagggctGACTACCTTTACAATTCTATGTAGCTGGAAAATTGGACTAAACTAACAGTGTTATGGTAAATGTGGTGAGAATATAACACCTTCCATTCTTTGTAAACACAGTGGTCCACATCACCAGCCACATCAACTAAAGAGACAGCTGCAAATCTGCCTCGAGTCCAACCAGCATGTTGTGACAGAGCCTGCCAGAAGTGCTTCAAATCTTAACCTGGAGAACGTAGCTTATTCTGGCTGGCAGAGCGGGACAGCGGCAGGCTCTGGCGAAATCGGTTCATCCGGTTGAAACCGAGGGGCATGTCAGCTTCCGACATGGTCTCCAAGGATTCAGCGGAGGCGAAGGAAAGCTTGGCGGCCTGGTCGGCGAGCCCAGACTGGGTAGACTGGGAATGGCGTGGACTGCGGCTCTGCAGGGTGAGAGGACACAATAATTTACTGAGAGGTGAAATTGAGGCGGAAATAAAGGATTAGACAGGGTCAATGAAGTAAAACCAACTGGAAAAAGACACAGTGAACAGACAATGAGACCGCACACAATGAACCACCTAACAAGATTATCGAGACCTTGACAATGGTTTAACTACCAGCCATTCACTAACAATTACTAGCGTCACAGCATCTGACATCAGCTGAATGATGCAGCAGCAAAACGCACTATAGTTGCACTCAAAACACACAGCACTCCGGGGGCCTTCATGAATCACCTGTGGTGGAGCAGAATTAAGCTGGAAACTGTGCTCTAGCTTAGCATAAGTTATGTCACGCTAGCTCGACTTTGCACACCTCCCACACGCCCTCACCCAAACTCTTGTCCCTGTGCTGCTACCAACTTTAAATGAGTGCTTGTGGGATGGGAGGGGAAGCTCATGCAAATCCCGGGCTGTCACTGTGGGTTTATCCTGCTGGCCTATGCCCAGGCATCTCTCGCTGAAAAGGCCGTTAACGCAGCTGGGGCTGAGCTCACTGAACTGACTCCCTGATCCTCCACTGCTGTACCATCTCCTCCAGCTCTGAGGCTGCTGTAATGAGCTCCCAGAATGCTGTCTGCTGATTGTTTGGATGGCAAAAGCAAACACATCCTTAGCCACAGTGTAGTAGCCGGGCCCCTCTCCTCCTTATACCATGAACAGTTTTCCCCCTCTTCTAAGGATTTCCTTCTCTCCCTTTCACTCTCTGAGTCAAGCTGCTGCTAGAATTTACTGTGGCTTGCATTAATGTGGTATTTAATTAATGGGAGAGTCTGACAGAAGCAACACAGAGGGCCATGTCTGCACTCACTGGCTCTCAGCGGTGGGCTGTTTGATTTCATTCATAAACACACAGGCATACATTTATGGTTGTGTTAATTGGGGAGTAAGGCAGGAAGCTGTGCTGAACGGGGTATAAGGGCTGAACTGGACTTTAAGTTCACtatggatttctttttttttaaataatcaactgtttaatcaataaaacaaattgGACAAAATGGTGATTAAAATCCATCTTATTTCCATAACCTCACATCTTCAAATTACTTGCCAACAGTTACCATCAGGGCACATCCTAAAGCTGTTCAGTCTATGgcgaaataagaaaaaaacaacaacaaaatcttACAGACTGGACAACACAAAACTAGCTATGATTTACATGTTTAGCCTTGCAGGCAGCATGGCTCTACAAACAGTAATGTCATCAGATTGTCGATCGACTGCAACAGAATTTTGTACTGGTGTTTGTGGTCCAATTTTTCCGACACTTGAGTTCCCAAATAAACACCTGCTTAAAATGAGAAGGTTAGCATTATTTAAGTGCAGCCTCAGAGAGCTGCAAGCATGGCTGTAGTGTGTTActtaataaatattaatgaatgTGTAAATTGCAACTAATTAATCAATGAGATTTTAGTTATTACATTTCTTGGCAATTAATTAACCAATAAACAGTTGGTGCAGTACAGTAACTAAACTGCAGTATGTGGGACACAACAATATACAAGTACTGCAGTCACTGGTAAATTCTTACTGTATGCTGTCACATGTATGTTTACCAGGCAAGTTACAAACCCCCTGCCGGACCATGACAGCCGTTTTTTTTAGTGTAACGTTACGCTCCTCTTGTCACCGTCATACATAATTCagtcacacacccacacacacagaacgAGAGTGGTGTCCACTGATGGTGGCGGCAgacagtgtgtgaatgtgcagaGAAACTGCGATGCTGACAGATAACCCCCACCATGCTTTCTAATAGGGTCATTTATCTAAACTGTGACCACACTGCACAACACAGCCAGCAGCATCACAGAGGAGCGGCACGTACTGCACTGTGTCACACTCCGACCAGACAGTCCTACAGTGGGACATCATGGGGGAAATCCAATGAGAACATATTATGCATTGTATGGCTGCAGCTTGAGagctttttatttgattttaatctGGTATTGAATCATCGTTAATGCCCCTTAAATTCTGTTTATGGTGTAAGAAGCAAAAGTTATCGACACAAACGCCCTGTTTAAAGGAATATTGTGACACTTTGGGAAATATGCTTCTTTTTATCGGCTGATACATTGGGAGATTGATATCACTCTCAtgtttaaatatgaagctaTAACAGGCAGCCGCTTAAGTGACTGGAAAACAGCCGTTCAACCTCTGGAAGGTAACAACCAGACTATTTCTTGGGCTCTGAGCAGTTGCCAGGCAACTGGAATTGACATAAAGTTACTTGTCTTGACCAAAAAGTAATCTGATGTATGACCCAAGGCAAAACAGCTATTTTTACacttgagttttttttatgGAACAAGACTACAAGGGAGGGATAAGTGAGCTTTAAAGGTGCTGataagaaaagcagattttttttccacctttgcACAAAACCGGTGAGCCGTTTCCCCCAGTTAGCAGATCCCATTTAATTATCTAAATGCCATTGAGAAagtgaaatgataaaatgcatttgtttCACCCAGAGCTCAATAAACCCAGGTACAGTGTACAAtgtcactgaaatgtcaaatgatACAAAATTGTATCATTTTACAGTAATTGTGTCACTTCTAAGTTGAACAGTAAGATATCTGCTCTTGTGCCGAAGTAAAAGCAAATACTTTCGATGTACTTTAATCTCTTATTTCTTTAGTACTTATTATTTTCACCCATCTTTAGACAACAGACTCAGCTCTCCTCTGCATGAAGGATAACAAGACGTTCTGGCATT
This window harbors:
- the srcin1a gene encoding SRC kinase signaling inhibitor 1 isoform X4 translates to MKDGGRMKGSSKEQKTKKGFVRRWTDPERGGSHMISTDDLEYPREYRTLGNSARRFSNVGLVHTSEHRHTVSAAQSLEALTNLHKADMERKRDAFMDHLKSKYQQQQQQLQHPHHSPHHNPPSPSPSHASMRGTSERSAREQQQPNYWSFKSRSPRHSQSTQSGLADQAAKLSFASAESLETMSEADMPLGFNRMNRFRQSLPLSRSASQNKLRSPGVLFLQYGDETRRVHITHELSSLDTLHALIVHMFPQKLTAGMLKSPNTAILIKDEARNVFYELEDVRDIQDRSIIKIYRKEPIYASYPAAAHLANGDLRREMVYSSRDSSPTRRLNTLPSSTASASSGSPSRSRLSYSGGRPPSFAGSHPQHEQPRHPHHPSAGHAANAGLSPSPSAILERRDVKPDEEVSAKNMALMKNEGLYADPYSLMHEGRLSIASTQSLAAIGDPFSFPVSTGLYRRGSVRSLSTYSAAALQGDLEDSLYKPGGSLYTDTYSSATLGMGFRMPPSSPQKIPDMQLRDRDSYSSSPRASPVRQSFRKDSASSSVFVESPKSRPSSSSEPLCLTAGPGEGSRTMPGFGSSLSGQDADTSRDHRLERMEAMEKQIASLTGLVQSVLTRAPDSDSTCGLLRLCMMAGCPPDQGTEFSRPLPFSSSEKTETNSDGSATGTGRLKKKAHTPSAPLALMPPPPSNLSHVNSVGRLQMQLHLHGLQQNATDLRKQLTQLRKTQLENQDSVRTLLKRTEAELNVRVADALRKQEDPLQRQRLLVEEERLKYLNEEELIIQQLHDLEKSVEEIQKESSVNHKLVTVQELEEKATVLRKLGETLTELKNQFPGLQSKMRVVLRVEVEAVKFLKEEPHRLDALLKRCKTITDTLATMRKQANEGVWKKQEDFSSPSSKHNEDLRKFADFDIPTSPPLTINDLGGGNSLSNWSPHTSLSRGHGNPSGPHKDNHPPVPHKGKALEELERRAAADKALSVEVRLAAERDWEEKRASLTQYSAQDINRLLEETQAELMKAIPDLDFAAKQIKHSSNTSSTQNPQSGGATSEHRASKPQHKLSGKDGASRRGSDELTVPRYRTEKPSKSPPPPPPRRSFPSSPGLTTRSGEPLIPGKSIKKSESEETEGQKPHIKLRRTVSENPRPASTPPTLASGDKEELEEERIAAELEGGNNSSVGKVLHSSAASKLKHLQQNSTDKTKSGKREDFLKIQGQQQQ